The Micromonospora sp. NBC_01740 genome includes a window with the following:
- a CDS encoding nucleotidyltransferase family protein has protein sequence MIIAAGGGRRIGGPEALLHQGEKPLVNRMIDTMTKAGCERIVVVLGAAADQVRETADLSQATVVINRAWGTGVGSSIRAGLAALDDEGIEAVVVVPVDMPGLTATAVRRVVALPYPDVLVCATYDGLRGYPMLFGRRHWSGIATLASADVGARPYLLAHKDQIVDISCDSVADGSRVDTPELMALYGLTVPPQRIGA, from the coding sequence ATGATCATCGCCGCGGGCGGGGGGCGCCGCATCGGCGGTCCCGAGGCGCTGCTGCACCAGGGGGAGAAGCCCCTGGTGAACCGGATGATCGACACGATGACCAAGGCGGGCTGCGAGCGGATCGTGGTCGTGCTCGGCGCCGCGGCCGACCAGGTCCGCGAGACGGCGGACCTGAGCCAGGCCACGGTGGTGATCAACCGGGCGTGGGGGACCGGCGTCGGCTCGTCCATCCGGGCCGGCCTCGCCGCGCTCGACGACGAGGGCATCGAGGCAGTCGTGGTGGTGCCGGTCGACATGCCCGGCCTGACCGCCACCGCCGTGCGTCGGGTCGTCGCGCTGCCGTACCCCGACGTGCTGGTCTGCGCCACCTACGACGGGCTGCGCGGCTACCCGATGCTGTTCGGACGCCGGCACTGGTCCGGCATCGCCACCCTGGCCAGCGCGGACGTGGGCGCCCGGCCCTACCTGCTCGCGCACAAGGACCAGATCGTCGACATCTCCTGCGACTCGGTGGCCGACGGCAGCCGGGTCGACACCCCGGAACTGATGGCGCTCTACGGGCTGACCGTTCCACCCCAGCGCATCGGCGCCTAG
- a CDS encoding NAD(P)H-binding protein: MLLVTGASGHLGSLIHAGLVERGLAPLAGTRTPGRFGDAGRSVDFDDPAGPDLTGVRVLVLVSAGYGEDDVVVARHDRVIAAAERHGVRHVVYTSLVGDGDHLAFALAHRWTERRLRESRLDWTILRNGLYAELFGQLAAPVAGAVTAPFGTGALAAVARQDLADAAVRVAADPAVHRGRTYELTGPVALTAAGVAVELGVPYRPVSLGERRAALTGPGLLPFQPAMLMSIYSATAAGFLARTHGDLARLLSRPPRDPMPVAVAAAGAPS, from the coding sequence ATGCTGCTGGTCACCGGCGCCTCCGGGCACCTGGGCTCCCTCATCCACGCCGGGCTGGTCGAGCGAGGGCTCGCCCCGCTCGCCGGCACCCGTACGCCCGGTCGCTTCGGCGACGCCGGGCGGAGCGTGGACTTCGACGACCCGGCGGGGCCGGACCTGACGGGCGTACGCGTGCTGGTGCTGGTCTCCGCCGGCTACGGCGAGGACGACGTCGTCGTCGCCCGCCACGACCGGGTGATCGCCGCCGCCGAGCGGCACGGGGTACGGCACGTGGTCTACACGAGCCTGGTCGGCGACGGCGACCACCTTGCCTTCGCGCTCGCGCACCGGTGGACGGAGCGTCGACTGCGGGAGAGCCGGCTCGACTGGACGATCCTGCGCAACGGCCTCTACGCCGAGCTGTTCGGTCAGCTGGCCGCCCCGGTCGCCGGCGCGGTCACGGCCCCGTTCGGCACGGGAGCGCTGGCCGCGGTGGCCCGACAGGATCTGGCCGACGCCGCCGTGCGGGTGGCCGCCGACCCGGCCGTCCATCGCGGCCGCACGTACGAGCTGACCGGGCCCGTCGCGCTCACCGCGGCCGGCGTCGCCGTCGAGTTGGGCGTGCCCTACCGCCCGGTGTCGCTGGGCGAGCGGCGTGCCGCCCTGACGGGCCCGGGCCTGCTGCCGTTCCAGCCGGCCATGCTCATGTCGATCTACTCCGCCACGGCGGCCGGGTTCCTCGCGCGGACCCACGGCGACCTGGCGCGCCTGCTGTCGCGTCCGCCCCGCGACCCGATGCCGGTCGCGGTCGCCGCCGCCGGGGCGCCGTCCTGA
- a CDS encoding N-acetylmuramoyl-L-alanine amidase, producing the protein MALWEDLASWRGPTANRVPNGMVEVRGLVVHIADGTYEGTISHQQDPDTETSSHFIVSREGDIAQMVDTADKAWTQRAGNGHWLSVECSGFSVGSPHHASHPGWERLTDKQIAALGRIFARVHEECGVPLALTADPSGTGLGHHSMGGKAWGHDKCPGPPIIAQKPDILAAARQVARPSGPTPSPGLVVRRAAP; encoded by the coding sequence ATGGCCCTCTGGGAGGATCTCGCGAGCTGGCGCGGCCCCACCGCCAACCGGGTCCCGAACGGCATGGTGGAGGTTCGCGGCCTGGTGGTACACATCGCCGACGGCACCTATGAGGGCACCATCAGCCACCAGCAGGACCCGGACACCGAAACCTCCTCGCACTTCATCGTCAGTCGTGAGGGTGACATCGCGCAGATGGTCGACACGGCGGACAAGGCCTGGACCCAGCGAGCCGGCAACGGGCACTGGCTCTCGGTGGAGTGCTCCGGGTTCAGCGTCGGTAGCCCGCACCACGCCAGCCATCCCGGCTGGGAGAGGCTGACCGACAAGCAGATCGCCGCCCTCGGCCGGATCTTCGCCAGGGTGCACGAGGAGTGCGGCGTCCCGCTCGCCCTGACGGCCGACCCGTCGGGCACAGGCCTCGGCCATCACAGCATGGGAGGCAAGGCCTGGGGGCACGACAAGTGCCCCGGCCCGCCGATCATCGCGCAGAAGCCGGACATCCTGGCCGCCGCCCGGCAGGTCGCCCGTCCGTCCGGGCCCACGCCCTCACCGGGACTCGTCGTACGGCGCGCCGCACCCTGA
- a CDS encoding metal-dependent hydrolase codes for MMGPSHALSGAAVWLAGSWALQQFADYHQSPLELAVGTAVCAGGALFPDLDLSGKVTRNQGGATVARTFGVFSLFIAEVMEKVSLGVYYATKLSKDPRRNNGHRTLTHTIPFTLLVGWGTTTLCAAYGKWAVIGILFFMFGLALRGLFDKWAERAGWVIVTLASAAAAWYTFANLPGGRGYPLIGTAVGVGCFVHILGDMITRAGVPILWPIPIKRRMWTPIGLPNKIALRAGSKTEVVVVRAVLTAISVLAAAGLVAPSVLQRFNIDV; via the coding sequence ATGATGGGACCGTCCCACGCGCTGTCCGGCGCGGCGGTGTGGCTGGCCGGATCCTGGGCGCTGCAACAGTTCGCCGACTACCACCAGTCGCCGCTGGAGCTCGCCGTCGGCACCGCCGTCTGCGCCGGTGGCGCGCTCTTCCCCGACCTCGACCTCTCCGGCAAGGTGACCCGCAACCAGGGCGGGGCGACCGTCGCCCGTACCTTCGGCGTGTTCTCGCTCTTCATCGCCGAGGTGATGGAGAAGGTCTCCCTCGGGGTCTACTACGCGACGAAGCTCAGCAAGGATCCACGCCGCAACAACGGCCACCGCACCCTGACCCACACCATCCCGTTCACCCTGTTGGTCGGCTGGGGCACCACCACGCTCTGCGCCGCGTACGGCAAGTGGGCCGTCATCGGCATCCTCTTCTTCATGTTCGGGCTGGCGCTGCGCGGCCTGTTCGACAAGTGGGCGGAGCGCGCCGGCTGGGTCATCGTCACCCTCGCGTCGGCCGCCGCCGCCTGGTACACCTTCGCCAACCTGCCCGGCGGTCGGGGCTATCCGCTGATCGGCACCGCCGTCGGGGTCGGCTGCTTCGTGCACATCCTCGGCGACATGATCACCCGGGCCGGGGTGCCCATCCTCTGGCCCATCCCGATCAAGCGTCGGATGTGGACGCCGATCGGGCTGCCGAACAAGATCGCCCTGCGGGCCGGCAGCAAGACCGAGGTGGTGGTCGTCCGGGCCGTACTGACCGCGATCTCGGTGCTCGCGGCGGCCGGGCTGGTCGCCCCGTCGGTGCTGCAACGCTTCAACATCGACGTCTGA
- a CDS encoding ABC transporter ATP-binding protein gives MPPRIPHPEPGTPDIRGPMRYLWWLVRCQPWRVLRGSLFGTAWMTGLAVRPYLISRAVDDGLRAGDNRALALWVAAIVVAGVGLSWLGIMRHRTMTFIREDAKARSAAVVLRRLSRVGAVLPRRAAAGEVATVGGTDIDRAAQVMTVTGPGIGAVVAYLVVAVVLWSISPLLALCVLVGVPSVVLVVAPLLRRLERAESVYRQRQGELTARSGDIVAGLRVLAGVGGRGLFARRYAARSRDLLVEGYRVGSVNSWIDAATVAVPGLFLAAVVWLSARMAVTGDISVGELVAVYGYVATLVVPVWFLLEGGHQLIRGRVAARRIVALLAVEPDNVGGPRDTPARARAATVPGSRQPARPATPVAAPAGPDTPVAPSGRPAGPVPAPSGPAGPVPAPGDPAGPVPAPGGPADLYDRSSGLTVRAGRLTAVAAADPADALALADRLGRYAVSDATWGGVPLTAVELDQVRARILVADHDAYLFAGTLREVLRGARPDGDRERITSALHAASAEDVVDALPDGLDTPLDTRARSLSGGQRQRVRLARALLAEPEVLILVEPTSAVDAHTEARIAERLRRARAGRTTVVLTTSPLLLGRADEVAHLVAGRVAATGSHADLLDRDPGYRRLVARGDADAEQALR, from the coding sequence GTGCCACCACGGATCCCCCATCCCGAGCCCGGCACCCCGGACATCCGGGGGCCGATGCGGTACCTGTGGTGGCTGGTCCGCTGCCAGCCGTGGCGGGTGCTGCGCGGCAGCCTGTTCGGCACGGCCTGGATGACCGGCCTGGCGGTCCGGCCCTACCTGATCTCCCGCGCCGTGGACGACGGACTGCGGGCCGGCGACAACCGGGCCCTGGCCCTGTGGGTGGCGGCGATCGTCGTCGCCGGCGTCGGGCTGTCCTGGCTGGGCATCATGCGGCACCGCACGATGACCTTCATCCGGGAGGACGCGAAGGCGCGCTCCGCCGCCGTGGTGCTCCGCCGGCTGTCCCGGGTCGGCGCCGTGCTGCCACGCCGGGCCGCGGCGGGCGAGGTGGCCACGGTCGGCGGCACCGACATCGACCGGGCGGCGCAGGTGATGACGGTGACCGGGCCCGGCATCGGCGCGGTGGTCGCATACCTGGTCGTCGCCGTCGTGCTCTGGTCGATCTCGCCCCTGCTCGCGCTCTGCGTGCTGGTGGGCGTGCCGTCGGTCGTCCTGGTCGTCGCTCCCCTGCTGCGCCGGCTGGAGCGGGCGGAGTCGGTCTACCGGCAGCGGCAGGGTGAGCTGACCGCCCGGTCGGGCGACATCGTGGCCGGGCTGCGGGTGCTCGCCGGGGTGGGTGGCCGGGGCCTGTTCGCCCGCCGGTACGCGGCCCGCTCCCGCGACCTGCTCGTCGAGGGATACCGGGTGGGTTCCGTGAACAGCTGGATCGACGCGGCGACGGTGGCCGTCCCCGGGCTGTTCCTCGCGGCGGTGGTGTGGCTGTCGGCCCGGATGGCGGTCACCGGCGACATCAGCGTCGGGGAGCTGGTCGCCGTCTACGGCTACGTCGCGACTCTCGTCGTGCCGGTCTGGTTCCTGCTGGAGGGCGGCCACCAACTGATCCGGGGCCGGGTCGCGGCCCGCCGGATCGTCGCCCTGCTCGCCGTCGAGCCGGACAACGTGGGCGGGCCGCGCGACACGCCGGCCCGTGCCCGCGCGGCGACGGTTCCCGGCAGCCGCCAGCCGGCCCGCCCCGCCACCCCGGTCGCGGCCCCTGCCGGTCCCGACACCCCGGTCGCGCCCTCCGGCAGGCCCGCCGGTCCTGTCCCGGCCCCCAGCGGCCCCGCCGGCCCCGTCCCGGCCCCCGGCGATCCAGCCGGCCCTGTCCCGGCTCCCGGCGGCCCCGCCGACCTGTACGACCGGTCGAGCGGGCTGACCGTCCGGGCCGGTCGCCTCACCGCGGTGGCCGCCGCCGACCCGGCGGACGCCCTCGCGCTGGCCGACCGGCTCGGTCGGTACGCCGTCAGCGACGCCACCTGGGGCGGCGTGCCGCTGACCGCCGTCGAACTCGACCAGGTGCGGGCCCGCATCCTGGTCGCCGACCACGACGCCTACCTGTTCGCCGGGACGCTGCGGGAGGTGCTGCGCGGGGCTCGCCCCGACGGTGACCGGGAGCGGATCACCTCCGCCCTGCACGCCGCGTCGGCCGAGGACGTCGTCGACGCCCTGCCGGACGGGCTCGACACCCCGCTGGACACCCGGGCCCGGTCCCTCTCCGGCGGCCAGCGGCAACGGGTCCGGTTGGCCCGGGCGTTGCTCGCCGAACCGGAGGTGCTGATCCTCGTCGAGCCGACCTCGGCGGTCGACGCGCACACCGAGGCGCGCATCGCCGAGCGGCTGCGCCGCGCGCGGGCCGGACGGACCACCGTCGTGCTCACCACCTCGCCGCTGCTGCTGGGACGGGCCGACGAGGTCGCGCACCTGGTCGCAGGGCGGGTCGCCGCCACCGGCTCACACGCCGACCTGCTCGACCGGGACCCGGGCTACCGGCGGCTCGTGGCCCGTGGCGACGCCGACGCCGAGCAGGCGCTGCGGTGA
- a CDS encoding winged helix-turn-helix transcriptional regulator encodes MSAGHTAVTDALAPCGLPEHPDCGIRDVLDRIGDKWSVLAIVELSSGVRRFRELQRAIHGISQRMLTLTLRRLERDGLVLRTAYPTVPVTVTYELTERGRSLTHLVRQLADWSLAHKDAIAESRHAWDAANPDSGVS; translated from the coding sequence ATGTCGGCAGGGCACACGGCGGTAACCGACGCGCTGGCGCCCTGCGGCCTGCCCGAGCACCCGGACTGCGGCATCCGAGACGTGCTCGACCGCATCGGCGACAAGTGGTCGGTGCTCGCGATCGTCGAGCTCTCCTCGGGCGTCCGCCGGTTCCGGGAGCTGCAACGGGCCATCCACGGCATCTCGCAGCGGATGCTGACCCTGACCCTGCGCCGCCTGGAGCGCGACGGCCTGGTGCTGCGCACCGCGTACCCGACCGTCCCGGTGACCGTCACCTACGAGCTGACCGAGCGCGGCAGGAGCCTGACCCACCTGGTGCGGCAGCTGGCCGACTGGTCGTTGGCGCACAAGGACGCCATCGCCGAGTCACGGCACGCGTGGGACGCCGCCAACCCCGACTCCGGCGTCTCCTGA
- a CDS encoding bifunctional 3'-5' exonuclease/DNA polymerase, producing the protein MSQGRGRITSVLVAVVSDERGGGVLQTLDAAGQPVGPVQPVTDLAAAVAAREAADRPRWVWASGATVYPALLRAGVRVERCHDVELTETLLLGHAGRWGEPRSFAAAWARLTGAPVPADPPPRPAAPPGHGQAALFDALPGPPGPGVEALTRVYADQLARIAATEHPGRFRLLVAAESAGALIAVEMGAAGLPWRADVHDQLLAELLGEPSPVGGPPRRLAELAARIADAFGVRQLHADSPAELLRAFARAGVELPNTRAWVLRGVDHPAVPLVLEYKELYRIWTAHGWAWRDAWVRDGRFQPEYVPGGVVSGRWATRGGGALQIPKVIRRAVVADPGWRFVVADAGQLEPRVLAAVSGDARLAAAGGAGDLYAALAQDAFGGDRPRAKVALLGAMYGQTGGAAVPALAVLRRSYPTAFGYVEAAARTGEAGGLVRSWLGRTCPPGTAGFGDPDADLPDGGDDPQSPRARAARSRGRFTRNFVIQATAAEWASTLLATLRGRLAATGGELVFFQHDEVIVHCPAERADAVADAVTRCGEQAAALLFGDTPVRFPLDLSVVDCYADAA; encoded by the coding sequence GTGTCGCAGGGGCGAGGCAGAATCACATCCGTGCTGGTGGCGGTGGTCTCGGACGAGCGGGGCGGGGGAGTGCTGCAAACCCTCGACGCCGCGGGGCAGCCCGTCGGCCCGGTGCAGCCGGTCACCGACCTGGCCGCGGCCGTCGCGGCGCGCGAGGCGGCGGACCGGCCGCGCTGGGTGTGGGCCTCCGGCGCGACCGTCTACCCGGCGCTGCTGCGCGCCGGGGTGCGGGTCGAGCGCTGCCACGACGTCGAGCTGACCGAGACCCTGCTGCTCGGCCACGCCGGCCGCTGGGGCGAGCCCCGTTCGTTCGCGGCGGCCTGGGCCCGGCTGACCGGCGCGCCGGTGCCGGCCGACCCGCCGCCCCGGCCGGCCGCGCCACCCGGCCACGGGCAGGCCGCGCTCTTCGACGCCCTGCCCGGCCCGCCGGGCCCCGGCGTCGAGGCACTGACCCGGGTGTACGCCGACCAGCTCGCCCGGATCGCCGCCACCGAGCATCCCGGCCGGTTCCGGCTACTGGTCGCCGCCGAGTCGGCCGGCGCGCTGATCGCCGTGGAGATGGGGGCCGCGGGGCTGCCCTGGCGGGCCGACGTGCACGACCAACTCCTCGCGGAGCTGCTCGGTGAGCCGTCGCCGGTGGGCGGCCCGCCCCGCCGGCTGGCCGAGCTGGCCGCGCGGATCGCCGACGCGTTCGGCGTACGCCAGCTGCACGCCGACTCCCCGGCGGAGCTGTTGCGGGCCTTCGCCCGGGCCGGGGTGGAGCTGCCCAACACCCGGGCCTGGGTGCTGCGCGGGGTGGACCACCCGGCGGTGCCGCTGGTCCTGGAATACAAGGAGCTCTACCGGATCTGGACGGCGCACGGCTGGGCCTGGCGCGACGCCTGGGTGCGCGACGGCCGGTTCCAGCCGGAGTACGTCCCGGGCGGGGTCGTCTCCGGCCGCTGGGCCACCCGGGGCGGCGGCGCGTTGCAGATCCCCAAGGTGATCCGGCGGGCGGTGGTGGCCGATCCGGGCTGGCGGTTCGTGGTGGCCGACGCCGGCCAGCTGGAGCCGAGGGTGCTCGCCGCGGTCTCCGGCGACGCCCGGCTCGCCGCCGCCGGTGGTGCCGGCGACCTCTACGCCGCCCTCGCCCAGGACGCCTTCGGCGGCGACCGGCCCCGGGCCAAGGTGGCGCTGCTCGGCGCGATGTACGGGCAGACCGGCGGGGCGGCGGTGCCGGCGCTGGCGGTGCTGCGGCGCAGCTACCCGACGGCCTTCGGCTACGTGGAGGCGGCGGCCCGCACGGGGGAGGCCGGCGGGCTGGTGCGCTCCTGGCTGGGGCGCACCTGCCCGCCCGGCACGGCCGGGTTCGGCGACCCCGACGCCGACCTGCCCGACGGCGGCGACGATCCGCAGTCGCCGCGGGCGCGGGCGGCCCGGTCCCGGGGACGGTTCACCCGCAACTTCGTCATCCAGGCCACCGCCGCCGAGTGGGCCTCGACCCTGCTGGCGACGCTGCGCGGCCGGCTCGCCGCCACCGGCGGCGAACTGGTCTTCTTCCAACACGACGAGGTGATCGTGCACTGCCCGGCGGAGCGGGCCGACGCGGTCGCCGACGCGGTCACCCGGTGCGGCGAGCAGGCCGCCGCGCTGCTCTTCGGCGACACCCCGGTCCGCTTCCCGCTGGACCTCTCCGTCGTCGACTGCTACGCCGACGCGGCCTGA
- a CDS encoding phosphotransferase, with amino-acid sequence MTTSRPPTDLVPADVPAGQLTHNMLNGVTDGIWRTRRDGRSAVLKLLTPPGRPGPAHWAGSEEPGHWNYWRREVEAYRSGLATAAYADAGLAAPTALAVDDRPDGSVALWLPEVAGRPGVACTPADLGEVAVRLGAGHARWLGDPEARELAAGGRPPDWLARDWLRDYTLSRPVAAPVPWEHPVAVAAWPRSLRDALRVLWERRHDVLAATDRLPRTLCHHDCWPMNLVFAADGPVLLDWSGVGPGPVGEDAANLVLDTFLDGLVDVALLDEVAATVPDRYAEGLRGAVAPGEVARAVRLTGAAKYFWLAPMMLGRLGRSAISGTYDARDEAEMMAGRRPVLELLARWAAEAWD; translated from the coding sequence GTGACCACGTCCCGCCCGCCGACCGACCTCGTCCCCGCCGACGTGCCGGCCGGGCAGCTCACCCACAACATGCTCAACGGGGTGACCGACGGCATCTGGCGCACCCGCCGGGACGGGCGGTCGGCCGTGCTGAAACTCCTCACCCCGCCCGGTCGCCCCGGCCCGGCGCACTGGGCCGGCAGCGAGGAGCCGGGGCACTGGAACTACTGGCGCCGCGAGGTCGAGGCGTACCGCAGCGGGCTGGCCACCGCCGCGTACGCCGACGCCGGGCTGGCCGCGCCGACGGCGCTGGCGGTCGACGACCGGCCGGACGGCTCGGTCGCGCTGTGGCTGCCCGAGGTCGCCGGCCGGCCGGGCGTCGCCTGCACGCCCGCCGACCTCGGGGAGGTGGCCGTCCGGCTCGGCGCCGGACACGCCCGCTGGCTCGGCGACCCCGAGGCGCGGGAACTGGCGGCCGGCGGTCGCCCGCCGGACTGGCTGGCGCGCGACTGGCTGCGCGACTACACGCTGAGCCGCCCGGTGGCCGCGCCGGTGCCGTGGGAGCACCCGGTCGCCGTCGCCGCCTGGCCGCGTTCCCTGCGCGACGCGCTGCGGGTGCTGTGGGAGCGGCGGCACGACGTGCTGGCCGCCACCGACCGGCTGCCGCGTACGCTCTGCCACCACGACTGCTGGCCGATGAACCTGGTGTTCGCCGCCGACGGCCCGGTGCTGCTGGACTGGTCCGGCGTCGGCCCGGGGCCGGTCGGCGAGGACGCGGCCAACCTGGTGCTGGATACCTTCCTCGACGGGCTGGTCGACGTCGCGCTGCTCGACGAGGTTGCCGCGACCGTGCCCGACCGGTACGCCGAGGGGCTGCGTGGCGCCGTCGCGCCGGGGGAGGTGGCCCGTGCCGTCCGGCTCACCGGGGCGGCCAAGTACTTCTGGCTGGCGCCGATGATGCTCGGCCGGCTGGGCCGCTCCGCCATCAGCGGCACCTACGACGCCCGCGACGAGGCGGAGATGATGGCGGGCCGCCGGCCCGTGCTTGAGCTGCTGGCCCGCTGGGCCGCCGAGGCGTGGGACTGA
- a CDS encoding glycosyltransferase family 4 protein, translating into MSPDADVIDIHPARRQRVLMLSWEYPPVLVGGLGRHVHALSVALAAAGHEVTVVTRHTDGAPLEEYADGVRIVRAAEDPVTFPLATSSLLAWTMAFNHTLTRAALRATEAGTYDVIHAHDWLVAHTAMTLREHLDIPLVSTIHATEAGRHQGWLPEEMNRTIHGVEHWLSNASARVIVCSGYMREQVATLFDVPAGQVDVVPNGVDDRAWRARPGAVTAARARFAGDGPLVGYAGRLVYEKGVQHLVHAVPYLRDRHPGLRVVIAGDGPYRGELEEETHRLGLGQTVRFAGFLDSTRLPALLGATDATVVPSLYEPFGMVALEAAAAGAPLAVARTGGLAEIVEPGVTGVTFPHSDPGALGEAVDQLLGDEVFARRVARRARAMVGRHYGWTTIAARTAGTYATVGRVHGPTQARRAAARLGGARQKITIPEGNLLAVGGAVR; encoded by the coding sequence TTGTCACCTGACGCCGACGTGATCGACATCCATCCCGCCCGGCGACAGCGGGTGCTGATGCTCTCCTGGGAATACCCGCCGGTCCTCGTCGGCGGCCTCGGCCGGCACGTGCACGCCCTCTCCGTCGCCCTCGCCGCCGCCGGCCACGAAGTCACCGTCGTCACCCGCCACACCGACGGCGCACCCCTCGAGGAGTACGCCGACGGCGTCCGCATCGTCCGCGCCGCCGAAGACCCCGTCACCTTCCCCCTGGCCACCTCCTCCCTGCTCGCCTGGACCATGGCCTTCAACCACACCCTCACCCGCGCCGCACTACGCGCCACCGAAGCCGGCACCTACGACGTCATCCACGCCCACGACTGGCTCGTCGCCCACACCGCCATGACCCTGCGCGAACACCTCGACATCCCCCTCGTCAGCACCATCCACGCCACCGAAGCCGGCCGACACCAGGGCTGGCTGCCCGAGGAGATGAACCGCACCATCCACGGCGTCGAACACTGGCTGAGCAACGCCTCCGCCCGGGTGATCGTCTGCTCCGGCTACATGCGCGAGCAGGTCGCCACGCTCTTCGACGTGCCGGCCGGGCAGGTCGACGTGGTGCCCAACGGGGTCGACGACCGGGCCTGGCGCGCCCGGCCGGGGGCGGTCACGGCCGCCCGGGCCCGGTTCGCCGGCGACGGCCCGCTCGTCGGGTACGCCGGCCGGCTGGTCTACGAGAAGGGCGTGCAGCACCTGGTGCACGCCGTGCCGTACCTGCGCGACCGGCACCCCGGGCTGCGGGTGGTGATCGCGGGCGACGGCCCCTACCGCGGCGAGTTGGAGGAGGAGACCCACCGCCTCGGGCTCGGGCAGACCGTACGCTTCGCGGGATTCCTGGACTCGACCCGGCTCCCGGCGCTGCTCGGCGCCACCGACGCGACCGTGGTGCCCAGCCTCTACGAGCCGTTCGGGATGGTGGCCCTCGAGGCCGCGGCGGCCGGCGCGCCGCTGGCCGTGGCCCGCACCGGCGGCCTCGCCGAGATCGTCGAGCCGGGCGTGACCGGGGTGACCTTCCCGCACAGCGACCCGGGCGCCCTCGGCGAGGCGGTCGACCAGCTCCTCGGCGACGAGGTCTTCGCCCGGCGGGTGGCCCGGCGGGCGCGCGCCATGGTCGGCCGTCACTACGGCTGGACGACCATCGCCGCCCGGACCGCCGGCACGTACGCGACGGTCGGCCGGGTGCACGGCCCGACGCAGGCCCGGCGCGCCGCCGCCCGGCTCGGCGGGGCCCGCCAGAAGATCACCATCCCGGAGGGGAACCTGCTCGCGGTCGGCGGCGCCGTCCGCTGA